From one Montipora capricornis isolate CH-2021 chromosome 10, ASM3666992v2, whole genome shotgun sequence genomic stretch:
- the LOC138020984 gene encoding craniofacial development protein 2-like, whose product MTTGLDDLQNISDARKTAVINDELLRLKIDIAALQETRLADSGTLKEKDYTFFWQGKSAEHRREHGVGFAVRNTLLKMVELGDKGCERLLTLRLYTSDGPISFISAYAPTLTSTPEAKDEVYSNLNVVIKNIPNNEQLVLLGDSNARVGADQDSWPSCLGSFGVAKVNDNGQRLLEFCSYHGLCVTNTFFQTKPQHRVSWRHPRLKHWHQLDMIIVRRTSLKHVLLTRTCHSADCDTDHSLICCKIRLTPKTLHRAKPQGKPRINTIKMQQEAKIEEFAKTFEEAISTKNPQSTA is encoded by the coding sequence ATGACTACCGGACTTGATGATCTCCAGAACATTAGTGATGCACGAAAGACCGCCGTCATCAACGATGAGCTTCTGCGACTGAAGATAGATATCGCCGCCTTGCAGGAGACTCGTCTAGCAGACTCTGGAACGCTGAAAGAAAAGGACTACACCTTTTTCTGGCAAGGAAAGAGCGCTGAGCATCGTAGAGAACACGGAGTGGGCTTCGCTGTCAGGAACACCTTGTTGAAGATGGTTGAACTAGGCGACAAGGGATGTGAACGACTGCTGACTCTCCGCCTCTACACCTCAGACGGTCCAATCTCCTTCATCAGTGCCTATGCTCCTACTCTGACATCAACACCTGAGGCTAAAGACGAAGTCTACTCCAACTTGAATGTCGTCATCAAGAACATCCCCAACAATGAACAACTCGTCCTTCTGGGCGACTCTAATGCCAGGGTGGGCGCCGACCAAGACTCCTGGCCCTCCTGCCTTGGTTCCTTTGGAGTTGCCAAGGTCAACGACAACGGACAGCGTCTCCTAGAGTTTTGCTCTTACCACGGCTTGTGTGTGACCAACACCTTCTTCCAGACGAAGCCACAACACCGGGTGTCCTGGCGTCATCCACGCTTGAAACACTGGCACCAGCTTGACATGATCATTGTCAGACGCACAAGCCTCAAGCACGTGCTTCTTACCCGCACCTGTCACAGCGCAGACTGTGACACAGACCACTCTCTTATATGCTGTAAGATCCGCCTGACGCCAAAGACACTTCACCGTGCCAAGCCCCAAGGGAAGCCTCGCATCAACACCATCAAGATGCAACAAGAAGCAAAGATCGAGGAATTTGCAAAGACCTTCGAAGAAGCCATCTCCACAAAAAATCCTCAAAGTACAGCATAA
- the LOC138019593 gene encoding uncharacterized protein isoform X1, whose protein sequence is MTFRICLTTLFLSTISSALAIQEEYTVANAMKAHDRDTGCQNSIDCPISTHKATLQCQDHRDCQQHELCHDFFKICFVRQPERSRMKLKKAKTKRPPRCKVDGDCLQNQTCHIFFATCVDKPRMETTAATKTSVASVRMCEENSDCSEGQYCHDFFNMCLPNLTVRIEPTSSSPAGVGCKSASECKSGEFCHRLTSLCLPMPTTAKMKTTPKSPYSCTSDAECKITEFCHFLTGMRRHQHDLVKDKRLQSAQGVCIDKALKEVPEDQTPVSQNCSQSTECGMGRCCLKDLGLCVGYRLLGQLCVAETVPFSCPCLSGLTCVSRRRPMRLKKLDKKLKLPRRAMEERIPQLSRATEFRVGKCQKISD, encoded by the exons ATGACTTTTAGGATTTGTCTCACAACACTGTTCCTGTCGACAATTTCATCTGCACTTGCCATCCAGGAAGAATACACGGTTGCTAACGCCATGAAG GCACATGACAGAGACACAGGTTGCCAAAATTCTATCGACTGCCCTATCTCGACACACAAGGCGACTCTTCAGTGTCAGGACCACAGAGACTGTCAACAGCATGAGTTATGTCATGACTTTTTTAAGATCTGTTTTGTTAGACAACCCGAGCGAAGCAGAATGAAACTCAAGAAGGCCAAAACTAAAAGGCCACCCCGTTGCAAGGTGGACGGAGACTGTCTCCAAAACCAAACTTGCCATATCTTTTTTGCCACTTGTGTCGACAAACCTCGCATGGAAACAACGGCAGCGACAAAAACCAGTGTTGCGAGCGTCCGGATGTGCGAGGAAAACTCTGATTGCTCTGAAGGGCAATATTGCCATGATTTTTTCAACATGTGTCTACCAAATCTTACGGTTCGCATTGAACCCACAAGTTCTTCTCCTGCAGGTGTTGGATGCAAGTCGGCTTCAGAATGTAAAAGTGGAGAATTTTGTCATAGGTTAACCAGTCTTTGTTTGCCAATGCCTACGACCGCCAAAATGAAGACCACTCCGAAGAGTCCATATTCTTGTACTTCAGATGCCGAATGCAAGATTACCgaattttgtcattttcttaCCGGCATGCGTCGTCATCAACATGATCTTGTTAAAGACAAGAGACTCCAATCTGCCCAGGGCGTTTGTATTGACAAAGCTTTGAAAGAAGTCCCTGAAGATCAGACGCCTGTCTCTCAAAACTGTAGTCAAAGTACGGAGTGTGGAATGGGGAGGTGTTGTTTGAAAGACTTGGGGTTATGCGTGGGTTATCGCCTGTTAGGACAACTGTGTGTTGCAGAG ACGGTTCCCTTTTCGTGCCCATGCCTGTCTGGCCTTACATGCGTTAGTAGGAGGCGTCCCATGCGACTGAAGAAGTTggacaaaaaattaaagttgCCCAGGAGGGCCATGGAAGAGCGGATCCCGCAGCTTAGCAGAGCAACTGAGTTCAGAGTTGGAAAGTGCCAAAAGATATCGGATTAA
- the LOC138019593 gene encoding zonadhesin-like isoform X2 — protein sequence MQLALSMEHCRYILFGAHDRDTGCQNSIDCPISTHKATLQCQDHRDCQQHELCHDFFKICFVRQPERSRMKLKKAKTKRPPRCKVDGDCLQNQTCHIFFATCVDKPRMETTAATKTSVASVRMCEENSDCSEGQYCHDFFNMCLPNLTVRIEPTSSSPAGVGCKSASECKSGEFCHRLTSLCLPMPTTAKMKTTPKSPYSCTSDAECKITEFCHFLTGMRRHQHDLVKDKRLQSAQGVCIDKALKEVPEDQTPVSQNCSQSTECGMGRCCLKDLGLCVGYRLLGQLCVAETVPFSCPCLSGLTCVSRRRPMRLKKLDKKLKLPRRAMEERIPQLSRATEFRVGKCQKISD from the exons ATGCAGCTGGCACTATCCATGGAACATTGTAGGTACATCTTGTTCGGG GCACATGACAGAGACACAGGTTGCCAAAATTCTATCGACTGCCCTATCTCGACACACAAGGCGACTCTTCAGTGTCAGGACCACAGAGACTGTCAACAGCATGAGTTATGTCATGACTTTTTTAAGATCTGTTTTGTTAGACAACCCGAGCGAAGCAGAATGAAACTCAAGAAGGCCAAAACTAAAAGGCCACCCCGTTGCAAGGTGGACGGAGACTGTCTCCAAAACCAAACTTGCCATATCTTTTTTGCCACTTGTGTCGACAAACCTCGCATGGAAACAACGGCAGCGACAAAAACCAGTGTTGCGAGCGTCCGGATGTGCGAGGAAAACTCTGATTGCTCTGAAGGGCAATATTGCCATGATTTTTTCAACATGTGTCTACCAAATCTTACGGTTCGCATTGAACCCACAAGTTCTTCTCCTGCAGGTGTTGGATGCAAGTCGGCTTCAGAATGTAAAAGTGGAGAATTTTGTCATAGGTTAACCAGTCTTTGTTTGCCAATGCCTACGACCGCCAAAATGAAGACCACTCCGAAGAGTCCATATTCTTGTACTTCAGATGCCGAATGCAAGATTACCgaattttgtcattttcttaCCGGCATGCGTCGTCATCAACATGATCTTGTTAAAGACAAGAGACTCCAATCTGCCCAGGGCGTTTGTATTGACAAAGCTTTGAAAGAAGTCCCTGAAGATCAGACGCCTGTCTCTCAAAACTGTAGTCAAAGTACGGAGTGTGGAATGGGGAGGTGTTGTTTGAAAGACTTGGGGTTATGCGTGGGTTATCGCCTGTTAGGACAACTGTGTGTTGCAGAG ACGGTTCCCTTTTCGTGCCCATGCCTGTCTGGCCTTACATGCGTTAGTAGGAGGCGTCCCATGCGACTGAAGAAGTTggacaaaaaattaaagttgCCCAGGAGGGCCATGGAAGAGCGGATCCCGCAGCTTAGCAGAGCAACTGAGTTCAGAGTTGGAAAGTGCCAAAAGATATCGGATTAA